A part of Candidatus Cloacimonas sp. genomic DNA contains:
- the secF gene encoding protein translocase subunit SecF has translation MRILQHTNVQFVKYRYWFYAFSITLLLIGLGGIIFRGLNWSIDFTSGIAATVNLKALDPKIQPLPIEDLRSTLTKNGFPEAEITYIGNPDNSIFQIKIKSIGKGTDFSTETRNKLLEIIQDNFPQYVQGRDLNKEVIAEIYEVGPKVGGELRAQAFWAVMLALVAMIIYIWFRFELTFGLMGILALFHDVFMIVGIFALTGKEITMQIIAALLTIVGYSINDTIVIFDRIREDMKKNRKDPIQEVFNRSINDTLSRTVITGGTTFLTSACLYFWGGSVIHDFAFAICLGIFFGTYSSIFVASNLVIDLNLITHKEKKTMQHLTKKKK, from the coding sequence ATGAGAATACTACAGCATACAAATGTCCAATTCGTTAAGTATCGTTACTGGTTTTACGCATTCTCTATTACCTTGTTGCTAATTGGCTTAGGCGGAATAATTTTTAGAGGATTAAATTGGAGCATTGACTTCACAAGTGGAATAGCTGCAACCGTCAATCTGAAGGCATTAGACCCCAAAATCCAACCTCTGCCCATTGAGGATTTACGCTCAACCCTTACTAAAAACGGTTTTCCGGAAGCAGAAATTACCTATATCGGTAATCCTGATAATTCTATTTTCCAGATAAAAATTAAGAGTATCGGCAAAGGAACTGACTTTTCCACCGAAACCCGGAATAAGCTTTTGGAAATTATTCAGGATAATTTTCCTCAATATGTTCAAGGACGAGACCTGAACAAAGAAGTAATAGCAGAAATTTATGAAGTTGGACCTAAAGTAGGCGGTGAACTACGCGCTCAAGCATTTTGGGCAGTTATGCTTGCTTTAGTTGCGATGATTATCTATATTTGGTTCCGCTTTGAATTAACATTTGGTTTGATGGGAATTCTGGCTCTCTTTCACGATGTCTTTATGATAGTAGGTATTTTTGCTCTCACGGGTAAAGAGATTACAATGCAAATTATAGCTGCTCTTTTAACTATCGTGGGTTACAGCATTAATGATACAATTGTTATCTTTGACCGAATTCGTGAAGATATGAAGAAAAACCGCAAAGACCCTATCCAGGAGGTCTTCAATCGTTCTATCAACGATACGCTTTCCCGAACTGTTATTACCGGTGGAACAACCTTTCTTACTTCTGCCTGCCTTTATTTTTGGGGTGGAAGCGTAATTCACGATTTTGCTTTTGCCATCTGCCTGGGTATCTTCTTTGGCACCTATTCCTCAATCTTTGTTGCCAGTAATTTAGTTATAGACCTGAATTTGATTACCCACAAAGAAAAGAAGACAATGCAACACCTAACTAAGAAAAAAAAATAA
- the secD gene encoding protein translocase subunit SecD — translation MKKISWRGLFIVIFICVTAFFLAPMAIPNLPDWWSKHHLKLGLDLRGGMQILLEVDTSELSEADARNAVEQNIKIIRERIDQFGVAEPSIQKLGENRIMVQLPGVTDYKAAENLIKQTAMLEFKLVTPVDEAKRVIDAIDRNISSNLDKFPVLAEMAKKDKSILADTTATDSLQAGTGVFSSLIRPGEMDYEIQYTDVRLIQDLLADSLFAQMVPMGYQLSLDKADTENPRADRTLYVLSSSAQLTGGDLAKAKVEYGSATSTDPRIANKPYISIEMKRAGARKFEKVTSDNVGKRLAIVLDGVVYSAPNIQERIAGGRAQITGRFTATEANELAIVLNTGNLIAPIKPVSTSIIGATLGADSISKGTTAGLIGLILVVLFMVIYYKLCGFIADVALVLNVGFILAMLTAFGATLTLPGIAGIILTIGMAVDANVLIYERIREELDLGKTPRSAVDAGFKRALVTVWDSNLTTVIAGIILYYLGTGPIRGFAVTLVIGIIGSMFSAIVIVRSILDNIVLSSKKTKLSV, via the coding sequence ATGAAGAAAATTTCCTGGCGTGGCTTATTCATAGTCATATTTATCTGTGTTACAGCATTTTTTCTGGCTCCTATGGCAATTCCTAATCTGCCGGACTGGTGGTCTAAGCATCATTTAAAGCTTGGTCTTGACCTCCGGGGAGGAATGCAGATACTTTTGGAAGTGGATACTTCTGAATTATCTGAAGCCGATGCCCGCAATGCTGTAGAACAGAACATTAAAATTATCCGTGAACGAATTGACCAGTTTGGCGTAGCCGAGCCCTCAATTCAAAAATTAGGCGAGAACCGGATTATGGTTCAATTACCTGGTGTAACAGATTATAAAGCGGCTGAGAATTTAATTAAACAAACCGCTATGCTGGAGTTTAAACTTGTTACTCCTGTGGATGAAGCCAAAAGAGTGATTGATGCAATTGATAGAAATATCAGCAGTAATCTGGATAAATTTCCGGTTTTAGCAGAAATGGCGAAGAAAGATAAAAGCATTTTAGCGGATACTACTGCAACCGATAGCTTGCAAGCCGGAACTGGCGTTTTCAGTTCTCTGATCCGTCCTGGAGAGATGGATTATGAAATTCAATATACTGATGTACGCCTAATTCAAGATTTGCTGGCAGATTCTCTTTTTGCCCAAATGGTGCCTATGGGTTATCAGCTTTCCTTGGATAAAGCAGATACGGAAAATCCCCGGGCTGATAGAACCCTTTATGTTCTATCTTCTTCAGCTCAGCTTACCGGTGGTGATCTGGCTAAAGCTAAGGTTGAATATGGTTCAGCTACTTCAACCGATCCCCGGATTGCTAATAAGCCCTACATTTCCATAGAAATGAAAAGAGCGGGAGCGCGTAAGTTTGAAAAAGTTACTTCCGATAATGTAGGAAAGCGTTTAGCCATCGTTCTGGATGGAGTTGTTTATTCCGCTCCCAATATCCAGGAAAGGATTGCTGGAGGCAGAGCTCAAATTACAGGTAGATTTACTGCTACTGAAGCAAACGAATTGGCAATCGTGCTCAATACCGGAAATCTGATTGCTCCTATTAAACCGGTTTCCACTTCCATAATTGGTGCCACTTTAGGTGCAGATAGCATTAGTAAGGGAACTACAGCTGGTTTAATTGGTTTGATTCTTGTTGTCCTATTTATGGTTATCTATTATAAGTTGTGCGGCTTTATCGCAGATGTTGCCCTGGTCTTAAATGTGGGCTTTATTTTAGCTATGTTAACTGCTTTTGGCGCCACTCTCACTCTACCTGGAATTGCCGGTATCATTCTTACAATAGGTATGGCTGTTGATGCCAATGTGCTTATTTATGAACGCATCAGAGAAGAATTGGATTTGGGAAAAACACCCCGCAGTGCTGTTGATGCAGGTTTTAAAAGAGCTCTGGTAACTGTTTGGGATTCCAATCTCACTACTGTTATTGCTGGAATAATTCTTTATTATCTGGGCACAGGTCCTATCCGCGGTTTTGCTGTAACTTTGGTGATTGGTATTATTGGCTCTATGTTCTCTGCTATTGTAATTGTGCGCTCTATTCTGGATAACATTGTTTTAAGCAGCAAAAAGACAAAACTGAGTGTGTAA
- a CDS encoding peptidylprolyl isomerase, whose translation MLDSLRKKQKIVIYIVAFVFIVGMGAVGIGELLSPKPYLGKVNGTKITFEMYQQKVQELSERYAEMYKDQPIDENTRKSIENQAWETLVSDILWQQQIKKHKIKITDDDVLTEMQNNPPQELMQNESLQTNGRFDKVKYLTALKNNAQFYAAMDEYVRNYLPRQKLQEKIKAQAGITIDSLKAEYAKDTDSVSGKFIWFEPNKSEPVTVTDAEIKAYYNKNKETEFKKGPASRIKYLAFEDKPSDKDYATVKLLADEIYGRAIKGEDFASLARDYSDDPGSKDNGGSLGEFAKGQMVPEFEKAAFALRVGDISKPVKTNYGWHIIRCDSIAAISKEEPKIKASHILLKVEPSDETRDAILEKAESAAKLIKKKGIEAAAKELKVEVQETDWVPHDQEYIPGIGNNGALLQFMRKGKEKEISEVITDQQNRKIVALLTDNKKVYYEEFDKVKLRIKYQLEKEKKVANVKKKAEAFVAQYPASEYFNAAAKEGWQIIEFTNHKLGMDVPNVGPCKEFTTAALALEAGKTSGLISSKEGCFIISCTERIKPDFNSFAKDKDRQEQIRKRMEDAAWNRWYDQMKKQAKIIDNRAKFGI comes from the coding sequence ATGCTGGATAGTTTGAGAAAGAAACAGAAAATAGTTATTTATATCGTGGCTTTTGTTTTTATTGTAGGTATGGGTGCGGTTGGAATAGGAGAATTATTATCCCCGAAACCATATCTGGGAAAAGTAAATGGCACGAAAATAACCTTTGAAATGTATCAGCAGAAAGTTCAGGAATTGAGCGAACGCTATGCAGAGATGTATAAAGATCAGCCCATAGACGAAAACACTCGTAAAAGCATAGAAAATCAGGCATGGGAAACTTTGGTTAGTGATATTCTGTGGCAGCAGCAAATAAAGAAACACAAAATAAAAATCACTGATGATGATGTTTTAACTGAAATGCAAAATAATCCTCCGCAAGAATTGATGCAAAATGAATCCTTGCAGACAAACGGCAGATTTGATAAAGTGAAATACCTTACCGCTCTAAAGAACAATGCACAATTTTATGCCGCTATGGATGAATATGTAAGAAACTATCTTCCGCGGCAAAAACTGCAGGAAAAAATTAAAGCCCAAGCCGGAATTACGATAGACAGTTTAAAAGCAGAATATGCGAAAGACACCGATAGCGTTTCCGGAAAATTCATCTGGTTTGAGCCCAATAAATCAGAACCTGTAACCGTTACCGATGCGGAAATTAAGGCATATTACAATAAGAATAAGGAAACCGAATTTAAAAAGGGTCCCGCATCCAGAATCAAATATCTTGCTTTTGAAGATAAGCCCTCAGATAAGGACTATGCTACGGTAAAACTTCTTGCCGATGAAATATACGGCAGGGCAATTAAAGGAGAGGACTTTGCATCTTTAGCAAGGGATTATTCCGATGATCCCGGTTCCAAGGATAATGGCGGTTCTTTAGGAGAATTTGCTAAAGGGCAAATGGTTCCGGAATTTGAAAAAGCAGCTTTTGCTTTAAGAGTTGGAGATATCAGCAAACCCGTTAAAACCAATTATGGTTGGCATATTATTCGTTGTGACAGCATTGCTGCCATTAGTAAAGAAGAGCCCAAAATTAAAGCCAGCCATATTCTTTTGAAGGTTGAACCCTCCGATGAAACCAGAGATGCTATTCTGGAAAAAGCGGAATCGGCAGCCAAGTTAATTAAGAAAAAAGGGATTGAAGCAGCAGCTAAAGAATTGAAAGTAGAAGTTCAGGAAACTGACTGGGTGCCTCATGATCAGGAATATATTCCCGGAATCGGCAATAATGGAGCTCTTCTCCAATTTATGCGCAAAGGCAAAGAAAAGGAAATCTCGGAGGTTATCACGGATCAGCAAAACCGCAAAATTGTCGCTTTGCTAACTGATAACAAAAAGGTCTATTATGAGGAGTTTGATAAAGTTAAGCTCCGCATCAAATACCAGCTGGAGAAAGAAAAGAAAGTAGCCAATGTAAAGAAAAAAGCCGAGGCATTTGTTGCCCAATATCCTGCCAGCGAATATTTTAACGCTGCCGCCAAAGAGGGTTGGCAAATTATTGAATTTACCAATCATAAACTTGGTATGGATGTTCCCAATGTGGGTCCCTGCAAGGAATTTACAACTGCAGCTTTAGCTTTGGAAGCAGGAAAAACCAGCGGACTTATTTCTTCCAAAGAAGGATGTTTCATCATCAGTTGCACAGAACGAATTAAACCCGATTTTAATAGCTTTGCCAAAGATAAGGACAGACAGGAACAGATTCGTAAACGGATGGAAGATGCTGCCTGGAACCGTTGGTATGACCAAATGAAAAAACAAGCTAAAATAATTGATAACCGGGCTAAATTCGGAATCTAA
- the glmM gene encoding phosphoglucosamine mutase — protein sequence MNRLMTSVSGVRGVFADTLNPIIAIKYAAHFALLQKQSYPDLHPLIYVGRDSRTTGKAMLHSIISALISVGCDVTDLGIVSTPTLLLKVQESDAIGGIAITASHNPPQWNAMKFVDAEGLFLSPEKAEIFLSSVEKEISWANWQAIGNINTNNKSIAQHIAKILAIPYLNIEQIRARRFKVVLDSVNGAGGLISPLLLKELGCTVYEINSEPTGIFAHIAEPLNENLSQLEEAVAFYGADIGFATDPDVDRLSLVSEKGKCIGEELSVALAELFVLPKKKGDIVVNLSSSMISEDIAKSFGVQVQRTKVGEINVGKKMQEIKSPIGGEGNGGIICPDVHYTRDAIAGMALILGLLSETDKPLSEIVNTLPKYYFAKDKITVDSFLMESLMSIVPSLFENYQLDTRDGIKAIGNKHFIHIRKSGTEPIIRIYVESDTPEKSRQICAEVKKMLSEMNTSKDKDNNERNL from the coding sequence ATGAATAGATTGATGACCAGTGTTAGTGGAGTTAGGGGTGTCTTTGCGGACACCCTTAATCCTATTATAGCTATAAAATATGCTGCCCACTTTGCTCTTCTGCAGAAACAAAGCTATCCTGATCTGCATCCTTTAATTTATGTGGGCAGAGATAGCCGGACTACAGGCAAGGCAATGTTACATAGTATCATTTCTGCTCTTATCAGTGTGGGCTGCGATGTTACCGATTTAGGAATTGTTTCCACTCCCACTTTGCTGTTAAAAGTTCAGGAATCCGATGCCATTGGAGGCATAGCCATTACTGCATCTCACAATCCACCGCAGTGGAATGCAATGAAATTCGTGGATGCTGAGGGCTTGTTTTTAAGCCCTGAGAAAGCGGAAATATTTCTGTCTTCCGTAGAAAAAGAGATTTCCTGGGCAAATTGGCAAGCAATAGGAAATATAAACACGAACAATAAATCCATTGCTCAGCATATTGCAAAAATTTTAGCTATCCCCTATTTAAATATTGAGCAAATCCGTGCCCGCAGGTTTAAAGTGGTGTTGGATTCCGTTAACGGAGCGGGAGGGTTAATTTCTCCCCTGTTATTAAAAGAACTTGGGTGCACCGTTTATGAAATAAATAGCGAGCCCACCGGTATTTTTGCTCACATTGCAGAACCGCTAAACGAAAATTTAAGCCAACTGGAAGAAGCAGTTGCTTTTTATGGTGCGGATATTGGTTTTGCAACCGATCCCGATGTTGACCGTCTTTCCCTGGTTTCCGAAAAAGGAAAATGTATCGGAGAAGAATTAAGCGTTGCCTTAGCCGAACTATTTGTGCTTCCCAAAAAGAAGGGAGATATTGTAGTAAATCTTAGCAGTTCAATGATTTCCGAGGATATTGCCAAAAGCTTTGGCGTTCAAGTTCAGCGGACTAAAGTCGGCGAAATAAATGTAGGGAAAAAAATGCAGGAAATAAAATCTCCCATCGGAGGTGAAGGAAATGGCGGAATTATCTGTCCTGATGTTCATTACACCCGTGATGCCATTGCCGGAATGGCTTTAATTTTAGGATTGCTTTCCGAGACGGATAAACCCCTGTCCGAGATAGTGAATACCCTGCCAAAGTATTATTTTGCCAAAGATAAAATCACAGTTGATTCCTTTTTAATGGAATCCTTGATGAGTATTGTTCCCTCTCTCTTTGAAAACTATCAGCTGGATACCCGAGACGGCATTAAAGCTATAGGCAACAAGCATTTTATCCATATTCGCAAATCGGGAACCGAACCTATCATCCGGATTTATGTGGAAAGCGATACGCCGGAAAAATCCCGCCAAATTTGTGCTGAAGTTAAAAAAATGCTCAGCGAAATGAATACCTCCAAAGATAAAGATAATAACGAAAGAAATTTGTGA
- a CDS encoding patatin-like phospholipase family protein encodes MKKLYVLLLLFCLLNFLAGEKLGYALSGGGARGFAHIGVLKVLEEEGIHPDYIAGTSIGAVIGALYAMGYSTRELEEICLNLDWKQLTSDAQQRKDLYIGQKRWAPYGNAVFELNDSWVPQLPSSVYIGNNLNLELFKLTASASQIENFSEFPVPFTCIATDLLTGEGVIFSEGSLMQAVRASISIPSLFEPFELNGRYYIDGGVSQNMPINLLHQKGADLVLGIKVNSTLRNEENLNNLVDILDQTINIGITRNLNAYLDECDLLIEPDLSQFVSTDYQHLEDIIAAGEASARQNIDQIRAFKTKYNISQPAVNEFNKYLDSFPISNILVQGNENISPSKVREYLGLHSGKTYSSKEIADACIIAWNSQVFKTIYPVLKKTEDNRYDLIIYIQERERKHLAVNLVYNSEEKLMAGLVLSLDNYLLRNSRLLAELKLGGRNEFSVDYVKNFGEQWGAYYRLFPYVGEKTIYNYQEHHKTSSIKSTDWGINTGIGVFAKDLAIAEFFLYSNQTDLHSDISQTQLLPESSVVSGFGIKGYHESLNDFMFPMSGARVFGKFSFSRYKEVSDFIYNCFQGKAEFYVPVRDIFSVYSTLNYGSYLNSTEHSIVDPFIIGGTDGFMGYSRYEISAPHYQVLSFGVSSLLKDRYFLDAGFQGMRYSDTNVWGNAEDWDYCGYLGLGYKNSILPAKLYLSLNENKDIHSFLSIGYDFDIFFFSRR; translated from the coding sequence ATGAAAAAGCTATATGTTCTGCTGTTGCTCTTCTGTTTGCTCAATTTTTTAGCAGGTGAAAAGCTTGGTTATGCCTTAAGTGGAGGTGGGGCAAGAGGTTTTGCTCATATCGGGGTTTTAAAGGTTTTGGAAGAGGAAGGCATTCATCCCGATTACATAGCCGGAACCAGTATTGGGGCGGTTATTGGAGCTCTTTATGCGATGGGTTATTCTACCCGGGAATTGGAAGAAATATGTTTGAATTTGGACTGGAAGCAACTAACCAGCGATGCGCAACAAAGAAAGGACCTTTATATCGGGCAAAAGCGTTGGGCGCCTTACGGAAATGCTGTTTTTGAGCTAAATGACTCCTGGGTTCCACAACTTCCTTCGTCAGTTTATATAGGTAATAATCTTAATCTGGAACTATTTAAATTAACCGCATCCGCTTCTCAGATTGAGAACTTTAGTGAATTTCCTGTTCCTTTTACCTGTATAGCCACCGATTTACTTACGGGAGAAGGAGTTATTTTTTCCGAGGGTTCATTGATGCAAGCAGTGCGCGCTTCCATATCCATTCCCAGTTTATTTGAACCTTTTGAACTGAATGGTCGTTATTATATTGATGGCGGGGTTTCGCAAAATATGCCGATTAACCTGTTACACCAAAAGGGAGCTGATCTGGTTTTGGGTATTAAAGTTAATTCCACATTACGCAATGAAGAAAATCTCAATAACTTAGTGGATATTTTGGATCAGACCATCAATATCGGCATCACGCGTAACTTAAATGCCTATTTAGATGAATGCGATTTGTTAATTGAACCGGATTTATCGCAATTCGTTTCCACAGATTATCAGCATCTGGAGGATATAATAGCTGCCGGAGAAGCATCTGCCCGACAAAATATAGACCAAATAAGAGCATTTAAAACTAAATATAATATTTCCCAGCCCGCGGTTAATGAATTTAATAAATATTTGGATAGCTTTCCGATAAGTAACATTCTGGTGCAGGGCAACGAAAACATCAGTCCCTCCAAAGTGCGTGAATATTTGGGTTTGCATTCAGGCAAAACTTACAGCAGCAAAGAAATAGCCGATGCCTGTATTATTGCCTGGAATTCACAGGTCTTCAAAACTATCTATCCTGTGCTGAAAAAGACCGAAGATAACCGTTATGACCTGATTATATATATTCAAGAACGCGAGCGAAAACATCTGGCTGTAAACCTTGTTTACAATAGTGAAGAAAAGCTGATGGCGGGTTTGGTGCTTTCATTGGATAACTATTTGCTGCGAAATTCGCGTCTTCTGGCAGAACTGAAACTGGGAGGCAGAAATGAATTCAGCGTAGATTATGTGAAAAATTTCGGTGAACAGTGGGGTGCATATTACCGTCTTTTTCCTTATGTAGGCGAAAAAACCATCTATAACTATCAGGAACATCATAAAACTTCCAGTATCAAATCCACTGATTGGGGAATTAATACCGGAATTGGGGTTTTTGCCAAAGACCTGGCTATTGCGGAGTTTTTCCTTTACAGCAATCAAACCGATTTACATAGCGATATTTCCCAAACTCAGTTGTTGCCCGAAAGTTCGGTAGTTAGCGGTTTTGGGATTAAGGGTTATCACGAAAGTTTGAATGATTTTATGTTTCCGATGTCCGGTGCCAGAGTTTTCGGGAAATTCAGTTTCTCGCGCTATAAAGAAGTGAGTGACTTCATCTATAACTGTTTTCAGGGCAAAGCAGAATTTTATGTTCCGGTTAGAGATATTTTCAGTGTATATTCCACTTTGAACTATGGCAGCTATCTAAATTCCACTGAGCACTCTATCGTTGATCCCTTTATCATTGGAGGGACGGATGGTTTTATGGGCTATTCGCGTTACGAAATTAGTGCTCCGCATTATCAGGTTTTATCTTTTGGGGTTTCTTCTCTGCTAAAAGACCGCTATTTTTTGGATGCCGGATTTCAGGGTATGCGCTATTCGGATACGAATGTTTGGGGTAATGCCGAAGATTGGGATTATTGCGGATATTTAGGGCTGGGCTATAAGAACTCAATTCTACCTGCTAAGCTATACCTTTCGTTGAATGAAAATAAGGATATCCACAGTTTCTTAAGTATTGGCTACGATTTTGATATTTTCTTCTTTTCCCGCAGGTAG